The stretch of DNA gccccccctgcctccccctgcctcctccctcaggCTGGGCCCAGCCCCGGGACTCAGAGGAGGAGCTCAGGTCAAACTGGGTGGCTGAGCGGGACAGCCGAGGCTGAAGGTGCCCCAGGAGGTTAGACACCATGTTGGCCGGCGCCACCAGACATCTGTCCTGATCCTGGGAGAAGGTCACAATCCCCAGGGACTGACCTGAGAACTTCTTGCAGTACTCCCCATAGATCTTCTAGAGTTCTTCTGCTTCGCCAGCTCCTGACGGAAGGTTCTGCTCTTGTGAGATCTGGCCACGATGTTCTGGACTAATGTGCAAAGCGAACATCATGAACATCTTGATTTAGGAGAAACAATGCATTcgtattttattttgtattatgcCTACAGATAAATACTAAAATCAATTTATCGAAAACGCTTACCTGTAGGATGGAGGATCGATCACGGATCTTGTATTGCCCATGGTCGGTGTATATTTGCGTGTAATTAATGCTATAACTGAGTGCAAATAAGGGTAATCGTTTTGAGTTTGGCGCAAATTAATACATTCTGCGAAACCAAACATGTAATCTCAATACATTAAAACCAAACATTCTATGTTAAATGATGAATGATAAATAATACATTCGATTTGTGAACATGGGGAGTTCAATCTTAAATGTGGCCATTGTTTGCAGCAATGATAGAAAAATATTAATTTGGGTTTAAAAAGCACTGATATAATCATTGTTTCACTCAACTGATTCACACGGTTTACAAATCATTGGGTAAGCTAGGTCATACTCAACTTATGAAGcagttattttattattttattaataGCAAGTATGCCATATTTGAAAAGTTCCGACCTCATTCTACCCTTTCTTGCCCGATGCTGGGAAATAGGACTATTTATGTATACAAATCATAGCACATAAATACATCAATGAGGTATTTCACCAAGGGAAGGATGCATAGtattttcattgtgtgtgtgtgtgtcagtccatTTACAGGACATCCTTGTGTAAACAAACAGCCAGAGGTACAGTAAGGTTCCCACacaggaaagaagaaaaaaaagacatctTCCTTAGGTACATTTAAATCCTTTTATTTTGGTCCGATGACATCCTCTTTACTGCCTTTTAAAGGCTTCTTCTGGTAAAGGAATCAAATAAATGCGTGCGTGTCAGTCCTCCATCTGGGCACGTGTTCCAGGATATGCAGTAGTAAGGCTAGCACCTGCAGGCCAGTACAAGGGCACTTCCACACATGTCCAGGGTCCTCCacatcctctcaccccttctgCCTGCCCGTGTCCGGTGGTCCTCatctgctctctgcctccctccgtaCCAGCCTGTGTCCCAAGGCCGGTGCACTCAGAACCAGCTAACTGAACACTGGCCTTATCCGACCAAGGAAGACTCTGGCCCCATTGGTATACCCGTGTGGTGGTCATGACTGTGAGCCCAGGGCAGGGTTCTCCAGACCGGCCTTCAGACTCTTCTCAAGCAGCACCAGGCTCTGTACAGCCAGACTCCTGCAGTCCGCGTCAGGGTCGCTCTCTGCCACATCTGCCAACAACACAACAGCAGGTCAGTACTGCTAGCATCGGCGCTAACCAGAGCATTCACTCTGAAAGGCTACACAGGCCATGTGTGCTGCTGTAACAAGATTCTGATTCATGATTTTGACAGTTTGACATTTGTAAACCAGTTGGGCCCTTTGTGGGTTGAGATTGATAGTGTTGCGCAGATCACATCCCAGCTTTTACTGTGACGAACATCCTGGATCTACACCATTTCCCAGAAATGTTcctaccagctgtgtgtgtgtgtgtgcgcgtgtgcgtgtgtgtgtattggggtgTAATAGATATCTCTGACTGACGCACACGATACAGCTGCAACACCAGAACAAGGCCTATGTAGTTATTCCTGTATAAGATCCTttataataacaataacagAACTGGAACACCCGTGGAATGCAGCTGTCTATAATGCGACCAAATCCATATAGTTTCCAGAGGTAAAGAAAAACCAGTGAAACCGTCTTCTATGCCAATACACCAACTTCAAAACCCTGACGTGATCCTAATTTATTTCTGTCTACTACAAGGGACTCCCATCTTAATCTGATTCCATTAACATATATTTTTATAAAACGGCACGCCAGATCGTTTTCTGAGGACAATACATGAGGGACAgtaatagctcagtggttaatgactgcagatctagaggttgcaggttcacatACCCCTCCGTCCGGCCGCATTGGATAAAAGTGCTAAACAAATACATGAATCGCTTCATTAAGGTTGAGGTCTTCCCACCTGCGAGCCACGCCCTGGTCTCCAACAGCTGATCACTGAGCTCCTCCAGCAGGCTCTGACTGGGCATGCTCAGGAACACCGAGCAGACAGCGAAGAGCACGCCTCGCCGCACCGTCCTGTTTTGGAAACAGAGATTGTTTGTCATCACCGTTGTGGCTGATACAGGTTCAGACTTAAGACAAAGAGATGAGAAAAAATTATTTCCTGTCGCCGTATCTAAAACATCTTGTTATCCGACAGCTTTCTGTATTATATTTGGGGTTAGCAGGATATTAAAGGATAGCGGGACTTCATAAAACCCTAacaacatattttttttttgctttctgTACTGTACGTTGCTTTATAGGTACTCACTGGTCGACGTGGTAACGCACCGCCCAAGCAAAGTCCAAAAGAGCGCGGCCCATCTGAGTGGCCACCTGCAGCCAGTGACGGACACTTCAGTCAAACACATTCACTAGCCACTAAGCATTTCACAAGGTGACACCAGATTAAAGACGAGGCCTGTGTTTTAACTTACGGGAGCGTTGACAGCTAAGTGCATCAAGAGGCCCAGGGTTTGAATCAGCCTTCCCAGAACCAGGTGGTCCCCCCCcatgaggtcaaaggtcacctgaAGTCTAGGGAACGAGGTGGAGTGTGGCTTTACAGTGAGGAGACACTGATGGTAGTTCTGTTACGACATACCATGTGCATAACAGGCTGTAGTTTCCCCAATACAGACACAACCTTCTACCATCGgccctgcgcacacacatacacacacacacagacaaaaacacacacacacacaaacacacacgagacGAAGAGGGATGAACGCTCACCTGTCATAGTTCCTGAGCAAAGGAAAGAAGAAGTGCCCAGCCACAGGGGCGTAGCGATTTGGGGTGGCCTTGGCTGGAGGGCGAGTCACTCCCTGTAGGCATCACAACAACAGAGTCATCCACCGTCAAATAGGTCCCGACATGAGCTGTGGCTTGAGTTTGCACTTCCGAATGACTGCCCATCAAACTGTTGTTTGTAACAAACAAAACCAAGAAGTTGAGATGCAACCTACCTTGCTGATACGCGTCGTCTTACTTTGGATTCGCCTCTCTACCACTTGTCGCCAGTCAACAGGGTCGTTGCCGGGGTAAGGGATCATACCCATGGTAACAGGAGAAACTCCCTTGGACAGGCCATCTTTAgctgtgattggttgagagAGTTCTTGGGCTGACATTGCCAGGACCTGACATACAAAAGAGACAGGTCAACACTTTGAACACCCCGTAAACAAAGGATGTCACCTGAGTGTGGTTTGTGACTACTGAAGACGTGGAGAAGCATTCGTTTCCCTCACCTCTAAGATATCCAGGCGTTGTCGGATACTGTAGTTCATGGAGAAGAACTCAGTAGTCAGGTACTCTGTCACCTAGGGGATGGAGAGTTACGGTTTGTGTGTCAATTTGGCGACTAAAGCTAAATAAAAAGAAATATCAAACGTATATGAAATCTTAAAATTCAGTTACAGTGAGGCCATGGGCTATTTTGGGCTGACAGTACGTCTACCAACTATTTCGATTTCACGTTGAGTGGATTTCAACAAAGACAGCACATAGGAGGTGAGGCCTCTTACGGGGACACAGTCGGTGACGACGAGGGCGACCATGGCGCCCTGTCTGAGGCCCCAGAAGCCAGCTGTGTTGTAGCTGTCCTCCATGTGGAGCAGCACCTTGGTGAGCTGCACgcccacctggacacacacacaaccaggttACACACTAGCCATACAcaccattggtgtgtgtgtgtgtgtatgtgcgtgtgagagagtgttacCTCCTGGGCTGTAGAAGGGTTGTTCCTAACCAGGCCCTCCACAGCTCTCAAACAGAGCTCCACACGCTCAGGTTCCTCAGATGTCAGGAAGgctggacagggaggagggcggaTGAATCAATAGATGGGCGGATGTGTAGGTGGATGGATAGACGAACTGATGGATACATGGGTTCTGACCAAAACAGTTGCCGAAGCAAGTGATGATTAGGACCTACCCTCCAGGCAGTCTCTGAGGTAGCGCGGGGGGGCAGTCTTGCTCATCTCCTGGTCAGCTGACATGTCGTAGGGGGTGAGCTCATCATcgctggtccacacacacacacacacacacacacacacgcagcattaGTAGCATATTGTTTTCCATGCACATACTGTGTGTGGTACACAGAGATCAGTGCTCATTCTCACCTATCCAGATCTGAGTCTGGTCCTGCTCTGTGTTGCTGGGTAGCCGTGGGCGGGGCCTCCTGAAGGGGTGAGGTTTGCCCTTTGACCTCTCTGTCAGGGCTCATCCTGCCAACGTGATGAGAAGAAGTGTTGCAAACAGGTGAGAAAAATAAATATCGCTAGCTCTCCAGACACCAGAGAGAACGGCTGTGTAGGTGGGTGTGAGCCGCCCGGGCCTAGccctgtggaggagggatgatgaTGGCTGACCTGTGGGGAGATGGCTCCTGGTGTTCATCAGGAGGAGGAGTcatgagagagagcagctccAGGGTGTCCTCATTCTGCTCAtactgggaggaggaggcaagACGATGACACCCAGGACACAGAGCAAGACAAATCcaagttagggagtcaggtggctgagcggttagggaatcgggctagtaatcagaaggttgccagttcgattcccggccatgccagatgacgttgtgtccttgggcaaggcacttcaccctacttgcctctgggggaatgtccctgtacttactgtaagtcgctctggataagagcgtctgctaaatgactaaatgtaagtgtttTCAGTCACAGCACTTAATAGAAAGGTTTTACTCGAATGTGGGTTTTAGACAGCCTATAATCAATCATCCGTATGGCTATTGAACAGGGTCATTGGCATTGGTCATTTCTACCTCAAACTTGAGCTTGGTACCGCCTAAATCCATCCGTGAGCTCAGACACTCTCCCACCGCCATGCCCATGCgcctcacccccaccacactGCAGTCCAGATGGCTTTGCAtgcctcccagcatgcactgcagCAGCTCTGGCAGGAGAGGGGTCACAATAACAAATGTGTATCATTATGCTGataaaaggaggggagggacatAACTCAATTATGTTAAGGAGGTAAGACAGTTTTGAGCTACCTTCAATGAGCTTCAGCATGTTTTCATACAACAAGGCACACTTTCATAGGGAATTAATCAATAGAAACATTTGTTTGCAGCTTTGATATTCAGTGTTCATCCTGTACTGATTTGACTGGCGGGGACAGTAGTGCTGAGTCACCTGCCCGTAGCTCCTGCAGCTCTGCGTCGTTCAgcaggcccacacacagcagTAGGGCTCTGCTCACGTACATCTGCTGCTCCAGGGAGGTGTGTTTCACCGCACTGGGGTTGGCCCAGGTCTGGCACAGCGATCGCAggacctgagcacacacacacagtcagtcaacaACAAATACTGCAGGTAATACGCTGCAAATGTGTAATTTTTTTTCATCGTTATTGGGTGTGCTAGCCtctttggcaagggcacaacttATTATTCTCgctcatatatatatttatttattttgtattattttccACCCTCACTACTCGTCAATTTTTTCATTACATAGACAATGTCGGTTTCAATATGTTTGTCTTGATCCAGAAAGCGTTGCTTGTAGCGGTAGCTAGTAACTGTAGAGATAaataactagctagccacagtcacaaacCTGTGCGCGTTTACCTACAGTACTCAGTTCAGCTAGCTCGTTAGCTTCTGGGAGATGGGAGCTGAAACTGCGAAAAGAAACGCCACAGGCCATGGTTCATGCTGCAACTGATGCAAGCACACCTCAAcaaagaaattgtaccctctcgtTTTACACAGCCTACTGTAAATGTTCTAGAAACACACCTGGGTAAGTAgtggccttctctctctgtcctgtgcaAGATAACCCAGAAGAATCCTCAAAACACGAGTCTAGAAGGAGGAGAAAGCTGTCAGTCACAGACATCTTTGTTTTTGTCATGCATTTTCATGTTTTCTTAAATTGTGTGTAACTGTACTGTCACTAGTGACTCTATGGTACCAGCCAACCTCTCTCACCTCATGCCTGTACTGAAGCAGTAACAGTTTATGAGTGATAACAAACTGGGCTTTTTTATTCTTCAGAACAAGGTTTCCCATGATCCGACCGAAAGCATCTGGCCTGTGGAAGAGACCAGTTTGGGATTATTTTACACTAAGCATAGAAAGGCAGATGTTACTATGGACACACACAACTGGATATCCAGTCAGTTAGGCATCTATACCCATCCACAGCTGGTATTAGCCCAGTGAGCACGGCCTCTAACCAGCGTTCCGGAACATTCTCCAGGAGTTTCCAGCACACCCTCTGCCACACCATGTCTGAGCgagtgtaggaggagaggagaggggcaagATCCCTGAACACCAACTCTGCAGAAAAGAGaacacagattttttttttcaacttcTAAACTTttatttagaaactttttttgggAAAATAttctttcaacctttcgaatctttttttctaaaactttccccaaaaatattttcaaccttCAAACgaagtatttgtattttgttacttcccatctctgattGGGCGTGCATGAGTGGTGCAGACACTGATGATTAGGATTACTAGTCTCAACATTGAAGACATGAAAGTAAATCTAACTTACCACTGTGTCCCTGAACGCACACCTTCCCCAAAGTCTGAGACAAAAATGTCAGAGAGCAGTCTTTTCCATCTGAAAAGAAACATGTAAATGACCCAAACGTACTTGTTACCCGTGaggaaaacataaaaaaaaaacattggtgaCTTGTATGCCAACTCCCATTTTAAAGAGGTTCTAGTATAAAATGGACATGACCTGTACCTCGGAGTGCCTTGCAGGTCTTCTCCAGTGCTGCTAGCATCTCTCTGGCCAGTAGAGGGTAATACTGCTGAGGCAGGAAGAGGGGTTTGTTGTTTGGGTGCAGGCGGTTGGCAGTGAGGTCTGGCAGAGCCACCAGACGGCCCAGCAAGGTCTCTCTGAGCTGGGGAGAGTCAGAGGGTCCTGCTCCCTGGCAGTACGACCACAACAAGTCCATCAGACGACCGCTCTGTAGGAACTCCACAAGGATGCTGACCAATCGGTCCAGACCAGCACTGGGGTTGCTAGGGgtaaaaataataatgtattaatttagaaGATCTATACATCTAAAGCGATGTACAGTAGAGGGGAACTTGCACCTGcgatctcttgatctgcagtcacacacacacaccagaaaaaaCTAAGAAAATCTGGGAAATGTACAGCCCTGCATGCACATTTAAACTAATAGACCATGTTGGAACAGCTCTCACCTCAGAGAGCCTATGCCATCCATCAGTACCATCAGAGCCTGGTCAGCAGGACCTTTGAGAAACAAGCCATCCCATAATTCAGTGCGCTGAGCAGCTGTGAGAAACTGGACCCAATCAGCACTGATGCTGCTGATGAAAAACTGCAGGGTCCGTGTGTAGTGGGCTCGACTGAACTCATCTCGCTGaactgtggtagttgtagtttTTGGCTCCTTATTCAGATAACTGTTGAGTGTGTGGAGAGCAGTTACCACCTCTTCCTTGTTCCTGGAGGTGGTGAGAGTTCTGACACTTTGGCCCACCGCTAGGCGAACGTCAGTGTCTGGGGTGAGGGCCTGCATCATTCATGTGGCCAGGTACCAGCTGGGGACAAGAAATGTTGCCTTATGTTTCAAACTGTGCTTTCTTAAAAGTGGAAGGCGCCTGGCAGCATGATTTCTTAATGAGATGCTTTCAAGAATGGTAGCAGAGCACGTTTACATGAACTAGTGCTAGACATCATGACATATAAACATGACAGCTAGACAGTTAGTCAAACCTTAATATCTTTTGACACTGGCTGGTACGTGGTAAACGTGAATACAATTGACAAATACATTAACATAGTGCGAGATTGACTGTAAACATTTGATAGTGTGGATGGTTAGCTACCAACCTCTAGCATGCTCTTGTCTGAATGGCTTATGTTGCCTTACTACTGTATAGCTGAaaaattagctcgctagctATCGAACTTTTTAAGGTAATGTTAATGATCATGGTAACAAATGCTTACCTGTGCCAAGTAGCTAACAGAACATTTTTGATAAATGCCGCCTGCTGTTTCTTTGAGTACGCTGTAAGAACATGTCCGTGTTTGATGACACGATTTACGTAACGTTCCGGTGTTGCACCGTTGCAACGTTTTTTCagctgatataatgtgtactcCCTCCCCTAACATGCAAAGGGTCTGTCCTGCTCTCGTGTGTGTTATTTTCTCTGTTCTATTGGTCACAATAAACAACCTGAGATGATATGGAGATGTCTGCTCTTTTCTATCaaaagttacagaggggatacacattatatcaggccgtttttttcacctgatataatgtgtaccccTTCCCCTGACATGCAAAGGGTCTGTCCTGCCATCATGTGTGTTATTTTCTGTGTTATTTTGGTCACAATGAACAACCTGATCAAGGAAAATTCATAAACATGAAAGTATGTATATGAATATGTACGAACTGTAAATATGGATTGAGAAAAATGACTACACATATGTTTACAGCTCCAATAAGTAAAGTTTGTTATTGATAAATATGCTCAGTGCAAAATCTTTCTGTACTTCTACTACTCATCGAAGTATTGACTGGCAGTATTGTTTTTATGTCGATTCACTGCAATTCTCTCAACGATCCTGATATCTCCTCCATCTCAGCATCCCATACCGTATCCATCCCTGGATGCGATCTTTTGAACCATTTCGCTGTTGCCAGCACACTACCCAAGCCCACCCCTGGCACAGGGACAATGGGTATACCCGCCACTGCCATAGCCACCATCAGCGGGCAAACAGCGCCTTCTTCTTCCAATACCCGCCTGTTTATGGTGGGTGGCTGTGGCACAGTCACAACAGGTGTCAATAGCATCGTCTGAAGCTGCTGGTTGGGTAGGTTACGGTAGTGTTGACCAGAGGACGGATGGTGGAGGCTGACATACTGCTGGTCAGTGTGCCTATGGACAGGACTGTACACGTCCCAGTAGAAAGAGGTCATTTCAGGGCTGTGGTAGTACATATTCCTGGTCTGCAGGTGGCGCTGTTTggttggagatggagggaaccaGACGTTGGGGGACTGGTAGTAGGGGTAAACGTTGTTATTGTTGGGGGCAAGGAGGCTCTTGGGCAGGACAGGGTGCCCACACCCCTGTGAGGTGGATGATGTAGAGGAACAGGAGTCCTCTGAATTGAATATGGGATAGAAGGGAAAAGCTTGAATCCTTTCAACACAAATAActcaataaatagcattttctttttatCTGTCAATTCTAGTATCCTATCAAAAATAAAAGTTCATGAATATGCAGTTATGTTGATACCGACTTATTTGAAATAGAAAATGTGTAGAACGTGTTTAAAGTAGTATTTATATGCCTGTAACTTACCTTTTAAGTCCAGACTTGTTGCATTCATGATTAATATGAAGTATAAATATGATGAGATTAGATAGTTAATTTATCTTGAAAATAGAAAAGACTTCCAAAACCTATGAAAACAAGATATTCTGAAAGTAAAGAATGAATCCAGAAAACAATATTTTCTATCACAAAAGTATCTTAAAGAATACTGCATTCTTTATCCATGGAAACCAATATTTTTGCCATGGTTACTAGAACATCTATAGACAAGAATGCAACATAAAAGGCATCATACACTGGGTCATTTTATTTCAGTTTTATTTTTCTAATCTTACTTCACTGTTTTCTTTTACCTTTTTTACAATGACTTGAAATTATAATTCCCCAATAACGATTAGGATTACATCTTTCAGGGGatcttcaaaaaaaaaaatgtacagcAGTAAACAATACTGTTATTATAATTTATACATTATCCTTCAGTTTACAATTTTAGTTTTTATAatgttgtctttttttcttcccattGTGTCATTTAAACGGCAAGCCATGCACTACTTCAGTAGTGATGTGTGTGCCTTAAGCAAACTCTCTTTGGACATCGGAAGCTAGTTTGAGAGCAAAAGTTCACAAAAAAAAGACCATTTATATTTACACATTTCAGTTATTATAATCATAATTTAACAGACCGACAGCTCCCGTCAGTCAGCGCTTTCCCAGGACTCCTCGGGTCAGTAGGAGTGTATGAGACAGAGGCACAGTGATAAGACTAGCAGGCCAGTATTTTCAGGGCAGAGTCCAACTCAGTCAACTGCGAAGGTAGGAATACGTTTCTGTGATGAAGATATAAAATTTAAGCGAAacaggagagactgagagcaATGTAGGTAAATGGTCTGTTCAAAGTCAAAACATCAAGTCTTTGGTCATTTTGAAAGCAAGGGGTCAAAATGAAATTGGAACTTGTTAAAGTGCATTTCGAGAATACCATTGAACCCTGCTAGGGAATGTCTGGACTGGATTTTGGTCGAACCTGACAGCCAGTAATCAGGTTTCACACTCGCTGTCTGACAAAGACAAACTGGGGGGGAAACAGTAAGTATCTGTTGCAGTGGCCAGATGAAAGTACAGTATAGATATGTTTCAATGGTTTCCTGCTCCTAACGCACCAATGGCTGATGGGAAAACAATTGGCTGAGGTCCTGTATCTGCTGGGCCAGATGGAACATACCAGACGTGTCCTATATACGTGGCCTCACTAACAGAACAGCTACACTGCTCTCCATTTGGATAAGTATTTACTCATTGATCAAAACTGTGATATTCAAGGATCTAATAGTATTAGTTGTTTTGGTCTGTGAGGGAGGAAATAACCAGGCCCTTGTAGCGATCACCACAACACCCACACTATCAGAGTAAGGCAGAAATGTTATGATCTTAACAGAAAAGGCAGACATTTTGAATCGATCAGACTTAATGCGGAGGCATGTCAATGCTCGTGAATTCAATTAATTAATCCAATTTGAATAAAGAAAATCATGACCTTGATTATATATTCCATACTGTAATCAAATTAATCTTCCCTCAAAGAGAATTCCCGTTAAATCCCGGAATGTGAACTTCCCTTTTCAAATCTCCACAAAAATACTGTTAACAAACATCTTTAGGGCAGAAGCCAATGGAATCGTTAGATATTTATACAAGTGTGACTTCTGTGAGACGGTGAATAAATATCTGCATGTTGATTCAAACACGTGAGAGTCTGACATGTACACGCCACATGCTGGAGCGATATACAGGCCACCCCTCACGGGAGAAAGGATACCTTCCTCAGCAGaacacacaaagaaagaaaacatctcttttttttccagACTATAAAAATATCTAGAATCTACAAGGATAGAAAAAAACTTTACAATTCATTTACATCCAAGGCCGTTACCCATGGAGTGCCGAAGTGAGAAGAGCAGTGATGCAGCGAGTCTGTAGGGTGTAGAAGGTGGAGGTTCCCATCCTTGTAGCACAGCTGTGTTTGATGCAGGATGCCATGCTGTTCGGGAACAAAGTGCAAGTTCGTCTTTCTGAACTTTACAGCCACTGAGGAGGTTAAAGGTCAAATCCATCCGTACATGTCCAGTTTGTCCCAGTGTGCACTAGTGGAGAGATGTACTGGTCTCTGGTTTAGAGAGATGTTCAATGAGTATGTCAGTTATTATGCCAGTCCTTCATCAAAGTCCACTGTTCCGTGTTATTGCTAAATCTAAAGTGTTTTTGCTATGCTCATTCAGACCAAAAAAAGCTGTTAAGTGAAAAGGAAGAAAGCTAACCTCTGACATTCCCCTTAGACACAAGTCATTGTTTTTTTATCCAGAATTCTTGATTTGGGCCTTATCCTAAATATTTTACTTCAGTTTTGTATTTCATCCCTTGACAACTAgcagtttcttttgacaaaCATGTGAGAAACTTCTCGTCTTAataataaaatttaaaaaaaggttgagTGCAAAGTACAACCCATTTCATTACTTACTTCATACAGCATGTCAAAACATTTCTTTTTCATTGAACGTCAGTCACTTATCCAATGAAAATGAATGGTAACGTACAACCTAGGATTAGCTGGCTCCTTCTTACTTTCACTCAGCAAGAGAATACTACAGTACTGGCGAGACACCTCCAATCTATGTCTGTAGTGTCTATAAAGCACTGTTGTTAGAATGATTTACATCTATTGTACAGTATGTCAGTGTTAATACCAGGTAGAATTACAATACCCAAACACTTCCCCCTCTCCATGTCAGTTTTGAAGTACATCTGGAGGGAGTGATGGGAATTGAAGTCTTCAGCCCACCTGAACCATAGCAACTCTGTTTCATTGCAAAAACTAAATGGAGATGCAGCAAATAATAAACAAACCCAGTTTCATCAGAGACCAGTAAGGCTCACAAGAATGAAACAAGCATGTTTAACTCCTTCTGTACTCACCAAACAATCTAAACTCAAAGCACAAatgataaaaacaaaaaaacacaaaaaaacaaccacCTTGCATACATGACCCCTCAGggcatctcctcccctcctctcctcccccctcccttcccctcctctcctctcctctcacctcccctcctctcctctcctcctcccccctccctccctccctcccttcccctcctctcctctcccgcaggacacacagggaggagactCCAGGTTATATAGGTGAGACACACTGCAAACAGGACACCATTAACTAGAGGCAAGCCAGGCTCCGATCACCTCCCAGCCAGTGCTTCATGCGGTTTAAACGCTCAAGGCGGTTCAAACACGATTCAGTCTGGTACTGGGGAACACGGCCTCAACCACCACGAGGTTGGTTAGAGAACACAGCTGACTGTAAGGTAACAATCAGCTGCTGTGAGTCTAAGGACTGGAAATACTTAAGGTAATTTGAGCTTTGGACAGATTTGGTTGGATACATTTCATATCTGAACCAGGCCGGATTAAGAGATTTTGTAAGGGGTAAAGAGACTAACTCtgaaaactcacacacacacacattacctcaATCTGGTTCCTCTACCCAACTACATGGAAGTCATCAGAACCAAAAACCTGTGCTggccagtcaacacacacacacacagatgagcacTAGCATCCGACGGACATCAAACAAAACATAGCTTATTTAAGATGGATGCCAACAGTGATCAAAATGCTGATAAATCTTCTTTTTTAATCTTCTTTAAATCTTCAAGGGTAATTGGAATTGGATGAGTGCTTATTTTCCACCTAGTCAAATAATCTGATATATATCCTTCAGAGTTTCAGTAGCTAGTCTTTCTTGGTCTCTGCCAGAGCTGCAGTCCATAGAGCCCGTGATTCAGGCCCACAGCTGCTGTTCAAGACAGCCTCTATTTGACCTCCAAGATTGAAGGGTTGGACTCCATGATGGCCACGATGATGCGATCGATGT from Osmerus eperlanus chromosome 12, fOsmEpe2.1, whole genome shotgun sequence encodes:
- the telo2 gene encoding telomere length regulation protein TEL2 homolog isoform X1, which gives rise to MMQALTPDTDVRLAVGQSVRTLTTSRNKEEVVTALHTLNSYLNKEPKTTTTTVQRDEFSRAHYTRTLQFFISSISADWVQFLTAAQRTELWDGLFLKGPADQALMVLMDGIGSLSNPSAGLDRLVSILVEFLQSGRLMDLLWSYCQGAGPSDSPQLRETLLGRLVALPDLTANRLHPNNKPLFLPQQYYPLLAREMLAALEKTCKALRDGKDCSLTFLSQTLGKVCVQGHSELVFRDLAPLLSSYTRSDMVWQRVCWKLLENVPERWLEAVLTGLIPAVDGPDAFGRIMGNLVLKNKKAQFVITHKLLLLQYRHETRVLRILLGYLAQDRERRPLLTQVLRSLCQTWANPSAVKHTSLEQQMYVSRALLLCVGLLNDAELQELRAELLQCMLGGMQSHLDCSVVGVRRMGMAVGECLSSRMDLGGTKLKFEYEQNEDTLELLSLMTPPPDEHQEPSPHRMSPDREVKGQTSPLQEAPPTATQQHRAGPDSDLDSDDELTPYDMSADQEMSKTAPPRYLRDCLEAFLTSEEPERVELCLRAVEGLVRNNPSTAQEVGVQLTKVLLHMEDSYNTAGFWGLRQGAMVALVVTDCVPVTEYLTTEFFSMNYSIRQRLDILEVLAMSAQELSQPITAKDGLSKGVSPVTMGMIPYPGNDPVDWRQVVERRIQSKTTRISKGVTRPPAKATPNRYAPVAGHFFFPLLRNYDRLQVTFDLMGGDHLVLGRLIQTLGLLMHLAVNAPVATQMGRALLDFAWAVRYHVDQTVRRGVLFAVCSVFLSMPSQSLLEELSDQLLETRAWLADVAESDPDADCRSLAVQSLVLLEKSLKAGLENPALGSQS
- the telo2 gene encoding telomere length regulation protein TEL2 homolog isoform X2 gives rise to the protein MMQALTPDTDVRLAVGQSVRTLTTSRNKEEVVTALHTLNSYLNKEPKTTTTTVQRDEFSRAHYTRTLQFFISSISADWVQFLTAAQRTELWDGLFLKGPADQALMVLMDGIGSLSNPSAGLDRLVSILVEFLQSGRLMDLLWSYCQGAGPSDSPQLRETLLGRLVALPDLTANRLHPNNKPLFLPQQYYPLLAREMLAALEKTCKALRDGKDCSLTFLSQTLGKVCVQGHSELVFRDLAPLLSSYTRSDMVWQRVCWKLLENVPERWPDAFGRIMGNLVLKNKKAQFVITHKLLLLQYRHETRVLRILLGYLAQDRERRPLLTQVLRSLCQTWANPSAVKHTSLEQQMYVSRALLLCVGLLNDAELQELRAELLQCMLGGMQSHLDCSVVGVRRMGMAVGECLSSRMDLGGTKLKFEYEQNEDTLELLSLMTPPPDEHQEPSPHRMSPDREVKGQTSPLQEAPPTATQQHRAGPDSDLDSDDELTPYDMSADQEMSKTAPPRYLRDCLEAFLTSEEPERVELCLRAVEGLVRNNPSTAQEVGVQLTKVLLHMEDSYNTAGFWGLRQGAMVALVVTDCVPVTEYLTTEFFSMNYSIRQRLDILEVLAMSAQELSQPITAKDGLSKGVSPVTMGMIPYPGNDPVDWRQVVERRIQSKTTRISKGVTRPPAKATPNRYAPVAGHFFFPLLRNYDRLQVTFDLMGGDHLVLGRLIQTLGLLMHLAVNAPVATQMGRALLDFAWAVRYHVDQTVRRGVLFAVCSVFLSMPSQSLLEELSDQLLETRAWLADVAESDPDADCRSLAVQSLVLLEKSLKAGLENPALGSQS